A genomic segment from Tistrella mobilis encodes:
- the parA gene encoding ParA family partition ATPase, with protein sequence MILTIAQQKGGAGKTTLAAQLAGCWAARGRRVAVVDIDDQGSLARWAGWRAERSPNRPAVTMRALSGWRLDGELAGLGREHDVVIVDTPPEAENDARRAVRAADLVLVPVQPNPFDVGATRPTLDLVRAERRQVLLVLNRVAPRARLAQAMIDAVAELGAPVATTRFANRTGFAASLLDGLAVSETEPRSAAAQELEALADEIERSLG encoded by the coding sequence ATGATCCTGACCATCGCACAGCAGAAGGGCGGCGCCGGCAAGACGACGCTGGCGGCGCAGCTGGCGGGATGCTGGGCGGCACGTGGCCGCCGGGTGGCGGTGGTGGATATCGACGATCAGGGCAGCCTGGCCCGCTGGGCGGGCTGGCGGGCGGAGCGCAGCCCGAACCGGCCGGCGGTGACCATGCGGGCCCTGTCGGGCTGGCGGCTGGATGGCGAGCTGGCGGGGCTGGGGCGCGAGCATGACGTGGTCATCGTCGACACCCCGCCCGAGGCCGAAAACGATGCCCGCCGCGCGGTGCGTGCCGCCGATCTGGTGCTGGTCCCGGTGCAGCCCAACCCCTTCGATGTAGGGGCGACCCGGCCGACCCTGGACCTGGTGCGGGCCGAGCGGCGGCAGGTGCTGCTGGTGCTGAACCGGGTGGCGCCGCGTGCGCGCCTCGCCCAGGCGATGATCGATGCGGTGGCAGAACTGGGCGCCCCGGTGGCGACCACCCGCTTCGCCAACCGGACGGGCTTTGCGGCCTCGCTGCTCGACGGGCTCGCGGTCTCGGAGACCGAGCCCCGCTCGGCGGCTGCCCAGGAGCTGGAGGCACTTGCCGACGAGATCGAGCGCAGCCTGGGCTGA
- a CDS encoding DUF1489 family protein, giving the protein MTLHLLKLAVGVNSVEHLAELQTARLAEARAAGRPPLLVHVTRQTPKETAALLDGGSLYWVIRGLVSARQRLVALEPVQGTDGVRRCALVLDPDLVETETQPRKPHQGWRYLKPEDAPADRRSGSAEGGDPKLAAELRALGLL; this is encoded by the coding sequence ATGACGCTGCATCTTCTCAAACTCGCGGTCGGGGTCAACTCGGTCGAACATCTGGCCGAACTCCAGACCGCCCGGCTGGCAGAAGCCCGCGCCGCGGGCCGGCCGCCGCTGCTTGTCCATGTCACCCGCCAGACGCCCAAGGAAACCGCGGCCTTGCTGGATGGCGGCTCGCTCTACTGGGTGATCCGCGGCCTGGTCTCAGCCCGTCAGCGGCTGGTGGCGCTGGAGCCGGTGCAGGGCACGGATGGCGTGCGCCGCTGCGCCCTGGTGCTGGACCCCGACCTGGTCGAGACCGAGACCCAGCCACGCAAGCCGCATCAGGGCTGGCGCTATCTGAAGCCCGAGGATGCCCCCGCCGACCGCCGCAGCGGCAGTGCCGAAGGTGGCGACCCGAAGCTTGCGGCGGAACTCAGAGCCCTCGGTCTGCTTTGA
- the cysQ gene encoding 3'(2'),5'-bisphosphate nucleotidase CysQ: MPPAPVPTDLPADRADAGIALPPLDALVDLARRAGEAIMALYGPGVERWTKADESPVTAADLAAHEVLTRGLAVLTPDLPVISEEAVTEAELAAGAPAAAFWLVDPLDGTREFLSRNGEFTVNAALVVDGRPVAGVVGVPATGRIYAGCPDGAVVVEADGSRRPIRVRPVPADGPVALISRSHLDPRTRDWLAAHEVERSRQAGSSLKLCLIAEGEADLYPRLGRTMEWDIAAGHAVLLAAGGHVDTLAGPPLTYGKPGLDNPHFLARGPWTTGEAADA, encoded by the coding sequence ATGCCGCCCGCCCCCGTGCCGACCGACCTGCCTGCCGACCGCGCCGACGCCGGCATCGCCCTGCCGCCGCTCGATGCGCTGGTCGATCTTGCGCGCCGTGCCGGCGAGGCGATCATGGCGCTCTACGGCCCCGGTGTCGAACGCTGGACCAAGGCCGATGAAAGCCCGGTGACCGCGGCAGATCTGGCGGCGCACGAGGTGCTGACCAGGGGGCTCGCCGTCCTCACCCCCGATCTGCCGGTGATCAGCGAGGAAGCCGTCACCGAGGCGGAGCTTGCCGCCGGCGCGCCCGCGGCCGCCTTCTGGCTGGTCGATCCGCTCGACGGCACCCGCGAATTCCTGTCGCGCAATGGCGAGTTCACCGTCAACGCCGCCCTGGTGGTCGACGGCCGCCCGGTTGCGGGCGTGGTCGGCGTGCCGGCCACCGGCAGGATCTATGCCGGCTGTCCCGATGGCGCCGTGGTGGTGGAAGCCGATGGCAGCCGCCGGCCGATCCGGGTGCGGCCCGTGCCCGCCGACGGCCCGGTGGCTCTGATCAGCCGCAGCCATCTGGACCCGCGCACCCGCGACTGGCTGGCGGCGCACGAGGTGGAGCGCAGCCGCCAGGCCGGCTCCAGCCTGAAACTCTGCCTGATCGCCGAGGGCGAGGCCGATCTCTACCCACGGCTGGGTCGCACCATGGAATGGGACATCGCCGCCGGCCATGCCGTGCTTCTGGCTGCCGGCGGTCATGTCGACACCCTGGCGGGACCCCCGCTCACCTATGGCAAGCCGGGGCTCGACAATCCCCATTTCCTCGCCCGCGGTCCCTGGACCACCGGCGAGGCGGCGGACGCATGA
- a CDS encoding 2-hydroxyacid dehydrogenase: MSAPADRPVLVVTRHLPDAVEERAARDYRVIRLAEDRPIPAAELAALAADNAARGILLTPTERMDRAAIEGLPACVEAIATFSVGYDHIDLAAAKARGLQVFNTPDVVAEATADIAMLVMLGAARRAYEGQRMLRTGGWSGWSPTFMLGTDLRGRRLGLVGFGRIGQATARRAKAFGMTIHYHQRRRLDEAALGADLADAVYHDSLDDLVAVADVLSLHCPATPETIGMINAERIARLPAGAILVNTARGPLVDDAAAIAALTSGRLQAAGLDVFTGEPQFDPRWAELDNAYLLPHMGTSTVETRAAMGFRALDNLDAFFAGATPRDRLA; this comes from the coding sequence ATGTCCGCCCCTGCCGATCGTCCGGTCCTGGTCGTCACCCGCCATCTGCCCGACGCCGTGGAGGAGCGGGCGGCGCGCGACTACCGCGTGATCCGTCTGGCCGAGGACCGGCCGATCCCGGCCGCAGAGCTGGCGGCGCTGGCGGCCGACAATGCCGCCCGCGGCATCCTGCTGACCCCGACCGAGCGCATGGACCGGGCGGCGATCGAGGGGCTGCCCGCCTGCGTCGAGGCGATCGCCACCTTCTCGGTCGGCTATGACCATATCGACCTTGCGGCGGCGAAGGCGCGCGGGCTGCAGGTGTTCAACACCCCCGATGTCGTGGCCGAGGCGACGGCCGATATCGCCATGCTGGTCATGCTGGGGGCGGCTCGCCGCGCCTATGAAGGGCAGCGCATGCTGCGCACCGGCGGCTGGTCGGGCTGGTCGCCGACCTTCATGCTGGGCACCGATCTTCGCGGCCGGCGGCTGGGGCTGGTCGGCTTCGGGCGTATCGGCCAGGCGACGGCCCGCCGGGCGAAGGCTTTCGGCATGACCATTCATTATCATCAGCGCCGCCGGCTGGATGAGGCGGCACTGGGCGCCGATCTTGCCGACGCCGTCTATCATGACAGCCTGGACGATCTGGTGGCGGTGGCCGATGTGCTGTCGCTGCACTGCCCGGCGACGCCCGAGACCATCGGCATGATCAATGCGGAGCGGATCGCCCGACTGCCCGCCGGGGCCATTCTGGTCAACACCGCGCGCGGGCCGCTGGTGGACGATGCGGCGGCGATTGCGGCGCTGACGTCGGGCCGGTTGCAGGCGGCGGGGCTCGACGTCTTCACCGGCGAGCCGCAATTCGACCCGCGCTGGGCCGAGCTCGACAACGCCTATCTGCTGCCGCATATGGGCACCTCCACCGTCGAGACCCGGGCCGCGATGGGCTTCCGGGCGCTGGACAATCTGGATGCCTTCTTCGCCGGCGCCACGCCGCGCGACCGGCTGGCGTAA
- a CDS encoding regulatory protein RecX: MTGEIDTRLLSRLVSALTASAGRHPASRADLERRARSRLTRWQEAAALPPETLDTMVGRALDKVAAAGLVDDDAYARLRARSLRNRGRPRAGIARDLSLRGLEPARIEGVLSDMAEDEGGADDRIGAIAYARRRRLGPWRPEAARDGTRQRDIAAMARAGYYPDLARRVIDAVDVDALDDWAADAEALPDRRRPGSTAED, from the coding sequence ATGACCGGCGAGATCGACACCCGCCTGCTTTCCCGCCTGGTCTCTGCCCTCACCGCCAGCGCCGGCCGCCATCCGGCAAGCCGGGCCGATCTGGAACGCCGTGCCCGCAGCCGGCTGACCCGCTGGCAGGAAGCGGCCGCCCTGCCGCCCGAAACGCTCGACACCATGGTGGGCCGGGCGCTGGACAAGGTCGCCGCCGCCGGGCTGGTCGATGACGATGCCTATGCCCGGCTCCGCGCCCGCAGCCTGCGCAATCGCGGCCGGCCCCGCGCCGGCATCGCCCGCGACCTGTCGCTGCGCGGGCTGGAACCCGCGCGGATCGAGGGCGTGCTCTCAGACATGGCCGAGGATGAAGGCGGCGCCGACGACCGGATCGGCGCCATCGCCTATGCCCGCCGTCGCCGGCTGGGCCCCTGGCGGCCTGAAGCCGCCCGCGACGGCACCCGCCAGCGCGACATCGCCGCCATGGCCCGCGCCGGCTATTACCCCGATCTGGCCCGCCGGGTGATCGATGCGGTCGATGTCGATGCCCTGGACGACTGGGCAGCCGATGCCGAGGCCCTGCCCGACCGCCGCCGGCCGGGCAGTACGGCAGAGGATTGA
- a CDS encoding phosphoadenylyl-sulfate reductase, whose translation MAVIENALYDELNFRLGRLDGIELIAAAAYGPLGGRLALVSSFGTEAAVLLHMVSRVDRDLPVIFLETGMLFPETLAYRDQLIDRLGLRNVQSETPDPVDHAREDPEDELWITNPDACCAFRKVRPLAKALSRVDGWISGLKRHHGGGRAEVMPVERDGRRVKLNPLAFWDRDQILGYFDAHDLPRHPLESQGYASIGCIPCTSRTRPGDDLRSGRWSGRAKTECGIHTMSDGAGI comes from the coding sequence ATGGCCGTGATCGAGAATGCGCTCTACGACGAGTTGAACTTCCGCCTGGGTCGCCTCGACGGGATCGAACTGATCGCCGCCGCTGCCTATGGCCCGCTCGGCGGCCGCCTCGCGCTGGTGTCGTCCTTCGGCACCGAGGCTGCGGTGCTGCTGCACATGGTCTCGCGGGTCGACCGCGACCTGCCGGTCATCTTCCTTGAAACCGGCATGCTTTTCCCCGAGACGCTGGCCTATCGCGACCAGCTGATCGACCGGCTGGGCCTGCGCAATGTCCAGTCCGAGACCCCCGATCCGGTCGACCATGCCCGCGAGGATCCGGAAGACGAGCTCTGGATCACCAACCCCGATGCCTGTTGCGCCTTCCGCAAGGTCCGACCGCTGGCCAAGGCGCTCTCGCGCGTCGACGGCTGGATTTCGGGGCTGAAGCGCCATCATGGCGGCGGCCGCGCCGAGGTGATGCCGGTGGAGCGCGACGGCCGGCGGGTGAAGCTCAACCCGCTCGCCTTCTGGGATCGCGACCAGATCCTGGGCTATTTCGATGCCCACGACCTGCCCCGTCATCCGCTGGAGTCCCAGGGCTACGCCTCGATCGGCTGCATCCCCTGCACCAGCCGCACCCGGCCGGGCGATGATCTGCGCAGCGGCCGCTGGTCGGGCCGGGCCAAGACCGAATGCGGCATCCACACCATGTCCGACGGCGCCGGCATCTGA
- a CDS encoding fumarylacetoacetate hydrolase family protein has translation MTYGLAVASWEAPTLPIRGSAIRFPVRRVFCIGKNYADHIREMGGTDVSAEAAVFFIKPADCVVADGAKVAYPPMTANLHHEVELVAAIGREGANVPADQALSLVYGYAVGVDLTRRDLQNAARDRGGPWDMAKSFDQAAPVGALARVESFGHPQRGRIWLEVDGQMRQQADLNQMIRTTAEVIAELSRYIALKPGDIVFTGTPAGVGPIARGQKVRCGIEHVGELTFDVV, from the coding sequence ATGACCTACGGTCTGGCGGTGGCATCCTGGGAGGCGCCGACATTGCCGATACGCGGCTCGGCGATCCGGTTTCCGGTCCGCCGCGTGTTCTGCATCGGCAAGAACTACGCGGACCATATCCGCGAGATGGGCGGCACCGATGTGAGTGCCGAGGCGGCGGTGTTCTTCATCAAGCCGGCCGATTGCGTGGTTGCCGACGGCGCAAAGGTCGCCTATCCGCCGATGACCGCCAACCTGCATCACGAGGTAGAGCTGGTGGCGGCGATCGGCCGCGAGGGCGCGAATGTGCCGGCCGATCAGGCGCTGTCGCTGGTCTACGGCTATGCCGTGGGCGTGGACCTGACCCGGCGCGACCTTCAGAACGCGGCCCGTGACCGCGGCGGCCCCTGGGACATGGCGAAGAGCTTCGACCAGGCGGCGCCGGTGGGCGCGCTTGCCCGCGTCGAGAGCTTCGGCCATCCGCAGCGCGGCCGGATCTGGCTGGAAGTCGACGGCCAGATGCGCCAGCAGGCCGACCTCAACCAGATGATCCGCACCACGGCCGAGGTGATCGCCGAACTGTCGCGCTATATCGCGCTCAAGCCCGGCGACATCGTCTTCACCGGCACCCCCGCCGGTGTGGGCCCGATCGCCCGCGGCCAGAAGGTCCGCTGCGGCATCGAACATGTGGGTGAGCTGACCTTCGACGTGGTGTGA
- a CDS encoding sensor histidine kinase, with protein MSDLFDRSGGTMMRQSREQDLDRLIALALAAPGEAGAAVGDLPAPGDWRAGAIALRAAPIPATIHCMDVVDRFLRDPALPALAVVDGQERPIGLVGRTHLLYEFARPFIRDLYARRPIRELMAPDPLVVDEGTGIEALGAEITAVGGGAFSAGFVVTAQGRYLGVGSALDVMRRLVARMAEHNRALDRAVEEAERANAAKTAFLANMSHELRTPLNAVLGFSEIIMTQMLGPVGHARYLEYVGDIHSSAEHLLSLINDLLDIAKADATGLPLDIEPVDPTSLATETLRMVAPRAEKAGVILAADLPERMPMITGDRRRLRQILLNLLSNAVKFTPDGGEVRLILEDVPPGPDQSACIRMMVADTGIGMSADQIPIALSRFGQIDSSLTRRHDGTGLGLPLSRALAELHGGGLTIDSTPGFGTTITVTLPHRAIMRPARADQAMADVTADPVLKADRGL; from the coding sequence GTGAGCGATCTTTTCGATCGCAGCGGCGGAACAATGATGCGGCAATCCAGGGAGCAGGATCTCGACCGGCTGATTGCGCTTGCGCTCGCCGCACCGGGTGAAGCCGGGGCGGCCGTCGGCGACCTGCCGGCGCCGGGCGACTGGCGGGCGGGGGCGATTGCGCTGCGTGCCGCGCCGATCCCTGCCACCATCCATTGCATGGACGTGGTCGACCGTTTCCTCAGGGATCCGGCCCTGCCCGCCCTGGCGGTGGTGGATGGCCAGGAACGGCCGATCGGCCTGGTCGGGCGCACCCATCTGCTCTATGAATTCGCCCGCCCCTTCATCCGCGATCTGTATGCCCGCCGCCCGATCCGCGAATTGATGGCGCCGGATCCGCTGGTGGTCGATGAAGGCACCGGCATCGAAGCGCTGGGGGCCGAGATCACCGCCGTCGGCGGCGGCGCCTTCTCGGCCGGTTTCGTGGTCACCGCCCAGGGGCGCTATCTGGGGGTCGGCTCGGCGCTGGACGTGATGCGCCGGCTGGTCGCCCGCATGGCCGAGCACAACCGCGCGCTCGACCGCGCGGTCGAAGAGGCGGAGCGGGCCAATGCCGCCAAAACCGCCTTCCTCGCCAATATGAGCCACGAGCTGCGCACGCCGCTGAATGCGGTTCTGGGCTTTTCCGAGATCATAATGACCCAGATGCTGGGCCCGGTCGGTCATGCCCGCTATCTGGAATATGTCGGCGACATCCATTCCTCGGCCGAACATCTGCTGTCGCTGATCAACGATCTGCTCGACATCGCCAAGGCCGATGCCACCGGTCTGCCGCTCGACATCGAACCGGTCGACCCCACGAGCCTCGCCACTGAAACGCTGCGCATGGTGGCGCCGCGGGCCGAAAAGGCCGGGGTGATCCTTGCCGCCGACCTGCCGGAGCGGATGCCGATGATCACCGGCGACCGCCGCCGTCTGCGTCAGATCCTGCTGAACCTGCTGTCGAACGCGGTGAAATTCACCCCCGACGGCGGCGAGGTGCGGCTGATCCTGGAAGATGTGCCGCCCGGGCCGGATCAATCGGCCTGCATCCGGATGATGGTCGCCGATACCGGCATCGGGATGAGCGCCGATCAGATCCCGATCGCGCTGTCGCGCTTCGGCCAGATCGATTCCAGCCTCACCCGTCGCCATGACGGCACCGGCCTCGGCCTGCCGCTGTCGCGCGCGCTGGCGGAACTGCATGGCGGCGGGCTCACCATCGACAGCACGCCCGGCTTCGGCACCACCATCACCGTCACCCTGCCCCACCGGGCGATCATGCGCCCGGCACGCGCGGATCAGGCGATGGCAGACGTCACAGCAGACCCGGTCCTCAAAGCAGACCGAGGGCTCTGA
- a CDS encoding precorrin-2 dehydrogenase/sirohydrochlorin ferrochelatase family protein, with amino-acid sequence MTALLPVSLDLRRLPVAVAGHGEKALTRLAMIIEAGAIHPRVYAPDAPADFIARAEALGGVVVDRLPSDAELDDLRVLFVADLDVETARPLHDRAEAYKVLVNVEDVVPLCALQVPSVLRRGDLAIAISTAGASPSLAIAMKRELARLIGPEWAERTAAIRRLRMALRGAGTPPAAVKSATDEMIRREGWLPLGGAAPRSDETDTDTAATTPTDHPRRVKA; translated from the coding sequence ATGACCGCGCTGCTGCCCGTTTCGCTCGATCTGCGCCGCCTGCCCGTCGCCGTGGCCGGCCATGGAGAGAAGGCGCTCACCCGCCTCGCCATGATCATAGAGGCGGGCGCCATTCATCCGCGTGTCTACGCACCGGATGCGCCCGCGGATTTCATCGCCCGGGCAGAGGCGCTGGGTGGCGTGGTGGTCGACCGGCTGCCGAGCGATGCCGAACTCGACGATCTGCGGGTGCTGTTCGTCGCCGATCTGGATGTCGAGACCGCCCGGCCGCTTCATGACCGGGCAGAGGCCTATAAGGTGCTGGTGAATGTCGAGGATGTGGTGCCGCTCTGCGCGCTGCAGGTGCCGTCGGTGCTGCGCCGCGGCGATCTGGCGATCGCCATCTCCACCGCCGGCGCCAGCCCCAGCCTCGCCATCGCCATGAAGCGTGAACTCGCCCGGCTGATCGGGCCCGAATGGGCCGAGAGGACGGCCGCCATCCGCCGCCTGCGCATGGCGCTGCGCGGTGCCGGCACGCCCCCCGCCGCGGTGAAGTCCGCAACCGACGAGATGATCCGGCGCGAAGGCTGGCTGCCCCTCGGCGGCGCCGCACCGCGTTCCGACGAAACCGATACCGATACTGCTGCAACCACCCCGACCGACCATCCCCGCCGTGTGAAGGCCTGA
- a CDS encoding L-threonylcarbamoyladenylate synthase yields MSPEPTRRLKVAVDPVSAEDRRAIDDAAALVVAGRLVAFPTETVYGLGADATSDAAVARVYAAKGRPARNPLIVHASDPEQGLIVARADDRARVLAGLFWPGPLTMVMKRRADCRIADAATAGGPTVAVRVPALSAARALIRAAGVPMVGPSANRSGHVSPTTADHVLADLDGRIAAVLDAGPCPVGVESTVIDLSGPRVRVLRPGAITTSMLRAALGADDLADPADGADLPADDGLSALPSPGMLGSHYAPGHAVRLDATAPLPGQREVLLAYGPPPPGFAHVLQLSADARPREAARRLYALLRAADGFDVDGIAVAPLQVSPADPDGEILAALADRLGRAAAPRD; encoded by the coding sequence GTGTCCCCTGAACCAACCCGCCGGCTGAAGGTTGCGGTCGATCCGGTCAGTGCCGAGGACCGCCGCGCCATCGACGACGCGGCGGCGCTTGTCGTCGCCGGCCGGCTTGTCGCGTTCCCGACCGAGACCGTCTATGGCCTGGGTGCCGATGCCACCTCTGATGCAGCGGTCGCCCGGGTTTATGCCGCCAAGGGTCGGCCGGCCCGCAACCCGTTGATCGTCCATGCGTCGGATCCCGAACAGGGGCTGATCGTGGCGCGCGCCGACGATCGGGCGCGGGTGCTTGCGGGGCTGTTCTGGCCCGGCCCGTTGACCATGGTGATGAAGCGCCGGGCGGATTGCCGCATTGCCGATGCCGCCACCGCCGGTGGCCCCACGGTCGCCGTCCGGGTTCCGGCACTGTCGGCCGCGCGGGCGCTGATCAGGGCGGCGGGTGTGCCGATGGTCGGTCCCAGCGCCAACCGGTCGGGCCATGTCAGCCCCACCACCGCCGATCATGTGCTGGCCGATCTGGACGGGCGTATCGCCGCGGTGCTGGATGCCGGCCCCTGCCCGGTGGGCGTCGAATCCACCGTCATCGACCTTTCAGGGCCACGGGTCCGCGTGCTCCGGCCCGGCGCGATCACCACCTCGATGTTGCGAGCCGCCCTCGGCGCCGACGATCTGGCCGATCCGGCGGACGGCGCCGATCTGCCGGCAGATGACGGCCTCTCGGCCCTGCCCTCGCCCGGCATGCTCGGCAGCCACTACGCCCCCGGTCATGCGGTGCGGCTGGATGCAACGGCGCCGCTTCCCGGCCAGCGGGAGGTGCTGCTCGCCTATGGCCCGCCGCCGCCGGGCTTTGCCCATGTGCTGCAGCTGTCGGCCGATGCCCGCCCGCGCGAAGCCGCCCGGCGGCTCTACGCGCTGCTGCGCGCCGCCGACGGCTTCGATGTCGATGGCATTGCGGTCGCCCCCCTGCAGGTGTCCCCCGCCGACCCCGATGGGGAAATCCTGGCCGCCCTCGCCGACCGGCTGGGACGTGCGGCCGCGCCTCGTGACTGA
- a CDS encoding FAD-binding oxidoreductase, whose translation MPAPLNRPSPEILDRIRAVVGPKGWRDDPAAMEPHLKEWRGLWTGQTPAVVMPATTEEVAAVVTIASQAGIALVPQGGNTGLVGGGVPTETGDELLISLARMNRIRDVDAAGGSMVAEAGCILADVQAAAAEAGRLFPLSLASEGSARIGGLISTNAGGVHVLRYGSMRDLVLGLEVVLPDGRVWNGLRRLRKDNTGYALRQLFAGAEGTLGIITAAALELVPMPRHRAAAFVAMGSPEAALDLFARARAHAGDLLEAFELINATPMGFALRHIPGLGDPLPDAAGPWFVLIELAGPIPLGDLLEGLLGEALEEGAIEDAAIAQSETQRNAFWSLREGLSEAQKPEGASIKHDVSVPVSAIPALIRRGGRLVEELIPGARLCPFGHMGDGNIHFNVSRPVDMTDADFLARWHEVATAVHDLVAELGGSFSAEHGVGRLKTGDLTRYRSEVEVGLMRAIKDVVDPAGIMSPGRVLSQVKTPPTS comes from the coding sequence ATGCCCGCACCGCTCAACCGCCCCTCTCCCGAGATCCTGGACCGCATCCGCGCCGTGGTGGGGCCGAAGGGCTGGCGTGACGATCCGGCGGCGATGGAACCGCATCTGAAGGAATGGCGCGGCCTCTGGACGGGCCAGACCCCCGCCGTGGTGATGCCTGCAACCACGGAAGAGGTTGCAGCCGTGGTGACGATCGCGTCGCAAGCCGGCATCGCGCTGGTTCCCCAGGGCGGCAATACCGGCCTGGTCGGCGGCGGCGTGCCGACCGAAACCGGCGACGAGCTGCTGATCAGCCTCGCGCGCATGAACCGGATCCGCGACGTCGATGCCGCAGGCGGCAGCATGGTCGCCGAGGCCGGTTGCATTCTGGCCGATGTTCAGGCCGCAGCGGCAGAGGCCGGCCGGCTGTTCCCGCTCAGCCTCGCCTCGGAAGGCAGCGCCCGGATCGGCGGGCTGATCTCCACCAATGCCGGCGGCGTGCATGTGCTGCGCTATGGCAGCATGCGCGATCTGGTGCTGGGGCTGGAGGTGGTGCTGCCCGACGGCCGGGTGTGGAACGGGCTGCGCCGGCTGCGCAAGGACAATACCGGCTATGCGCTGCGCCAGCTCTTCGCCGGCGCCGAGGGCACGCTCGGCATCATCACCGCGGCGGCGCTCGAACTGGTGCCGATGCCGCGCCACCGGGCGGCGGCCTTCGTCGCCATGGGCTCGCCCGAGGCGGCGCTCGACCTTTTCGCCCGCGCCCGCGCCCATGCGGGCGACCTGCTCGAAGCCTTCGAGCTGATCAATGCGACGCCGATGGGCTTCGCCCTCCGCCACATTCCGGGCCTCGGCGATCCGCTGCCCGATGCCGCCGGGCCCTGGTTCGTGCTGATCGAACTGGCCGGCCCCATCCCGCTGGGTGATCTGCTGGAAGGTCTGCTCGGCGAGGCGCTGGAAGAGGGCGCGATCGAGGACGCCGCCATCGCCCAGTCCGAAACCCAGCGCAACGCCTTCTGGTCGCTGCGCGAGGGCCTGTCCGAGGCCCAGAAGCCCGAGGGCGCCAGCATCAAGCACGACGTCTCGGTGCCGGTCTCTGCCATCCCGGCGCTGATCCGCCGTGGCGGCCGCCTGGTCGAAGAACTGATCCCCGGCGCCCGGCTCTGCCCCTTCGGCCACATGGGCGACGGTAATATCCACTTCAACGTCAGCCGCCCGGTCGACATGACCGATGCCGATTTCCTGGCCCGGTGGCACGAAGTCGCCACCGCCGTGCATGATCTGGTGGCCGAGCTGGGCGGCAGCTTCTCGGCCGAACACGGCGTCGGCCGGCTCAAGACCGGCGATCTCACCCGCTATCGCTCCGAGGTCGAGGTCGGGCTGATGCGCGCGATCAAGGACGTCGTCGACCCGGCCGGCATCATGTCCCCCGGCCGGGTGCTGTCTCAGGTCAAAACGCCACCGACTTCTTGA